A section of the Chryseobacterium ginsenosidimutans genome encodes:
- a CDS encoding murein L,D-transpeptidase catalytic domain-containing protein has translation MMKHLIFLFIFLISCSKFESQASNAVDYLPKSKVLEIKNYIKGKNYNQNLAVFINFKIHSGKYRYFVYDLKNDKILQKAIVAHGEGCVVKNSEALQFSNVDGSHQSSLGKYEIRESYNGRFGKAYRLDGLDQTNSNARSRAIVLHSYYCIEDNESPNPACLSFGCPMLSKNALNQTSKYIDQSKQTIILYAFY, from the coding sequence ATGATGAAACACCTTATTTTTTTATTTATTTTTCTTATTTCCTGTTCAAAATTTGAATCTCAGGCTAGTAATGCCGTTGATTATTTACCAAAATCAAAAGTTTTGGAGATAAAGAACTATATTAAAGGCAAAAATTACAATCAGAATTTGGCTGTTTTTATCAACTTTAAAATACATTCCGGAAAGTACAGATATTTTGTTTACGATTTAAAAAACGATAAGATATTACAAAAAGCCATTGTTGCACATGGTGAAGGTTGTGTTGTGAAAAATTCGGAAGCTTTACAATTTAGCAATGTTGACGGTTCTCATCAGTCATCTTTAGGAAAGTATGAGATTCGCGAAAGCTATAACGGAAGATTCGGTAAAGCTTATCGACTGGATGGTTTGGATCAAACCAATAGCAATGCAAGATCAAGGGCAATTGTTCTTCATTCATATTATTGTATTGAAGATAATGAATCGCCAAATCCGGCATGTTTAAGTTTTGGCTGTCCCATGCTTTCAAAAAATGCGCTTAATCAAACTTCTAAATATATCGACCAATCCAAGCAGACTATAATTTTATACGCTTTTTACTAA
- a CDS encoding heavy metal translocating P-type ATPase, with the protein MEQQYKILGMTCSGCQKKISDTLNSIEGIKADINLENSTATIISDKKIELSTLNKALEEVGNYKLEDPNNPQKAFLKPQDRISPSSVYYCPMECEGDKVYFQQGKRCPVCNMYLVPIEEKHAKDPNHKPTFSSTNLPENFKDNIGKNYCPMFCEGDKIYDKKGDCPICHMHLDEITEDLVKNSTTHSHDHSHHHHETPKVTDEMAGKYYCPMYCEGDKVYDSNVGCPVCGMDLVKYPEKKVAKYTCPMHPEIVRNEPGDCPICGMDLVRIPEKDNHEEDETYTILKRKFIISLAFTIPIFILSMGGMFINFPFSHQVQGIIELILTLPVLFYSGWFLMKRGWVSFKTRNLNMFSLIVLGVAAAFIFSIVALIFPNIIPHEIRGGHHETPLYFEAVSVILTLVILGQLMEAAAHKKTGNAIRELMNLSPDEANLIINGEEKKVLLSQVKIGDLLKVKPGEKIPVDGKITEGNSIVDESMITGEPIPVEKSIDDKVTSGTINGNQVFIMKAEKVGDETLLSQIIKMVNEASRSKAPIQKLTDKVAKIFVPAVILIAVLTFILWQFFGSEGQKTLFAFVNAVAVLIVACPCALGLATPMSLMVGIGKGAKNGILIKNADALEQMNKVNVLITDKTGTLTEGKPSVEYIETINNNDRNSILKFAYSLNQNSEHPLSNAVIKKAKAENISSEKVEDFENISGKGVKGNINGKTVYLGNESLLISHQISIPENLKQKAIDVQSKAHTISYVAQENEVLGFISFTDKIKESSKKAVQQLFSEGIDIIMMTGDNKHTAKAVADELGIKHFKANCLPEDKLNEVKKLQQQGKIVAMTGDGINDSPALAQANIGIAMGTGTDAAIESAEITLLKGDILDVAKAKLLSEKLLKNIKENLFFAFIYNVLGVPVAAGLLYPFFGILLSPMIAAAAMSFSSLSVILNSLRLNSVDLDIK; encoded by the coding sequence ATGGAACAGCAATATAAAATTCTGGGAATGACATGCTCCGGCTGTCAGAAGAAAATTTCAGACACACTCAATAGTATAGAAGGAATTAAAGCTGATATCAATCTTGAAAACAGTACAGCAACAATAATTTCTGACAAAAAAATTGAACTTTCAACTTTAAATAAAGCCCTAGAAGAAGTCGGAAATTATAAACTTGAAGATCCAAATAATCCCCAAAAAGCTTTTCTAAAGCCACAAGACAGAATTTCTCCATCTTCCGTTTATTATTGTCCGATGGAATGTGAAGGCGATAAAGTTTATTTTCAACAAGGCAAGAGATGCCCTGTTTGTAATATGTATTTGGTTCCGATTGAGGAGAAACACGCCAAAGATCCTAATCATAAGCCTACTTTCTCTTCAACAAATCTTCCTGAAAATTTTAAAGATAATATTGGAAAAAATTATTGTCCGATGTTCTGCGAAGGTGATAAAATCTATGATAAGAAAGGTGATTGCCCGATTTGCCATATGCATTTGGACGAAATTACAGAAGATTTGGTTAAAAACTCAACGACTCATTCACATGATCATTCTCATCACCATCATGAAACTCCGAAAGTAACAGATGAAATGGCAGGAAAATATTATTGCCCGATGTATTGCGAAGGTGATAAAGTATACGACAGTAACGTTGGCTGCCCTGTTTGCGGAATGGATTTGGTAAAATATCCCGAAAAGAAAGTCGCAAAATATACCTGCCCCATGCATCCCGAAATTGTTCGGAACGAACCTGGAGACTGCCCAATTTGTGGAATGGATCTCGTCAGAATACCCGAAAAAGATAATCATGAAGAAGATGAAACGTATACTATTTTAAAAAGGAAATTCATTATTTCTCTGGCATTTACGATTCCTATTTTTATTCTTTCGATGGGCGGAATGTTTATTAATTTTCCTTTTTCACATCAGGTTCAAGGAATTATTGAGTTGATTTTAACACTCCCTGTTTTATTTTATTCAGGATGGTTTTTGATGAAAAGAGGATGGGTTTCGTTCAAAACACGGAACTTAAATATGTTCAGCTTAATTGTTTTGGGTGTCGCAGCAGCTTTTATCTTCAGTATTGTTGCTTTAATTTTCCCGAATATTATTCCGCATGAAATTCGTGGTGGTCATCATGAGACCCCACTCTATTTTGAGGCGGTTTCGGTAATTTTAACACTTGTGATTCTAGGACAGTTAATGGAAGCTGCAGCTCATAAAAAAACAGGAAATGCAATTAGAGAATTAATGAATCTTTCACCTGACGAAGCCAATCTTATCATTAATGGCGAAGAAAAGAAGGTCTTGTTGTCACAGGTGAAAATAGGTGATCTTTTAAAGGTAAAACCGGGTGAAAAAATTCCTGTTGACGGGAAAATCACAGAAGGAAATTCTATCGTTGACGAAAGTATGATCACAGGTGAACCTATTCCTGTTGAAAAAAGCATCGATGATAAAGTAACCTCAGGAACCATCAACGGAAATCAGGTTTTTATTATGAAAGCTGAAAAAGTAGGCGATGAAACTTTGCTTTCACAGATCATTAAAATGGTAAATGAAGCCAGCAGAAGCAAAGCTCCGATCCAAAAACTGACTGATAAAGTAGCTAAAATTTTTGTTCCGGCTGTCATTTTAATTGCGGTTTTAACGTTCATTTTATGGCAGTTTTTCGGCTCTGAAGGACAAAAAACCCTGTTCGCTTTTGTGAATGCTGTTGCAGTTTTAATTGTGGCTTGTCCGTGTGCTTTAGGATTGGCAACGCCAATGTCTTTGATGGTAGGAATCGGGAAAGGGGCAAAAAATGGCATCTTAATTAAAAATGCCGATGCTCTTGAACAAATGAATAAAGTAAACGTTCTAATTACCGATAAAACAGGAACTTTAACGGAAGGAAAACCATCAGTTGAGTATATTGAAACGATTAATAATAATGACAGAAATTCAATCTTAAAATTTGCCTATTCATTAAACCAAAATTCAGAACATCCTTTATCAAATGCTGTCATTAAAAAGGCAAAAGCTGAAAATATTTCTTCTGAAAAAGTAGAAGATTTCGAGAATATTTCAGGAAAAGGTGTTAAAGGAAATATCAACGGGAAAACAGTGTATTTAGGAAACGAAAGTTTATTGATTTCGCACCAAATTTCAATTCCTGAAAACTTAAAACAAAAAGCCATTGATGTCCAGTCAAAAGCACATACAATTTCCTATGTCGCACAAGAAAATGAAGTCCTGGGTTTCATAAGTTTTACCGACAAAATTAAAGAAAGTTCTAAAAAAGCCGTTCAGCAGCTATTTAGTGAAGGTATTGATATTATTATGATGACCGGTGACAACAAGCATACCGCAAAAGCCGTTGCAGACGAACTTGGCATTAAACATTTTAAAGCAAACTGCCTTCCGGAAGACAAATTAAATGAAGTCAAAAAGCTTCAGCAACAAGGTAAAATCGTAGCAATGACAGGCGACGGAATCAATGACTCTCCTGCTTTGGCTCAGGCAAATATCGGAATTGCAATGGGAACCGGAACCGATGCAGCCATTGAAAGCGCAGAAATTACTTTGTTAAAAGGCGACATTCTTGACGTGGCAAAAGCAAAATTACTGAGTGAAAAGCTTTTGAAAAACATTAAGGAAAATCTGTTTTTTGCTTTCATCTATAATGTTCTGGGAGTTCCCGTTGCGGCAGGATTATTGTATCCATTTTTCGGAATTCTATTGTCACCGATGATTGCGGCTGCGGCAATGAGTTTCAGCTCTCTATCTGTGATTTTAAATTCACTGCGATTGAATTCAGTTGATCTCGATATTAAATAA
- a CDS encoding BlaI/MecI/CopY family transcriptional regulator yields MKINHLTSAEENLMKLFWKMESFYLKDVMEKHPDPKPHQNTVSTYLKILVEKGYLSTEKEGRIFKYNVLVPFEEYRKFLLKEFSLNFFNNSGKEILKFLINENLISQEDLTDFNIEISTTNTKEPQFEFANEILNPKKDKKKNKDKKKKKKKD; encoded by the coding sequence ATGAAAATAAATCATCTTACATCTGCCGAAGAAAATTTAATGAAATTATTCTGGAAGATGGAGTCCTTTTATTTAAAAGATGTTATGGAAAAACATCCAGATCCAAAACCACATCAGAATACAGTTTCTACTTACTTGAAAATATTGGTAGAAAAGGGATATTTATCTACAGAAAAAGAAGGCAGGATTTTTAAATATAATGTTCTTGTTCCTTTCGAAGAATACAGAAAATTTTTATTAAAAGAATTTTCACTTAATTTCTTTAATAATTCGGGGAAAGAAATTTTAAAATTTTTAATTAATGAAAACCTGATTTCGCAGGAAGATTTAACGGATTTTAATATTGAAATAAGTACAACAAATACAAAAGAGCCGCAGTTTGAATTCGCCAATGAAATTCTGAATCCGAAAAAAGATAAAAAGAAGAATAAGGATAAGAAAAAAAAGAAGAAAAAAGATTAG
- a CDS encoding phosphatase PAP2 family protein, with the protein MEEKQPSLIYKISKVISDFFNPLVSLFIFFVYMSIKNYTLQNSVIYFLPILLMIIIPVVSWLVWNVKTGRYTNMDVSNRIQRKTLYIFIAACVIAYIAYNYFKNGYIDFVMLFVLVLLFAMQISNFFIKSSMHTSFNIFVAALFFALNTTMGLVWLGIAVLVGITRIILKRHTVKEVLMGAGIAFMVSFLYLYCNIQFQH; encoded by the coding sequence ATGGAAGAAAAACAGCCTTCATTAATATATAAAATCTCAAAAGTAATATCCGATTTCTTCAATCCTCTGGTTTCTTTATTTATATTTTTCGTTTATATGAGCATAAAGAATTATACTTTACAGAATTCTGTTATTTATTTTCTTCCTATATTATTAATGATTATAATCCCGGTAGTCAGCTGGCTGGTCTGGAATGTAAAAACGGGAAGATATACCAATATGGATGTTTCCAACCGTATTCAGAGAAAAACTTTATACATTTTTATTGCTGCCTGTGTCATTGCCTATATTGCTTACAATTATTTCAAAAACGGATATATTGATTTTGTAATGCTGTTTGTTTTAGTTCTGCTTTTCGCTATGCAGATCAGTAATTTTTTCATTAAAAGCTCAATGCATACATCCTTCAACATATTTGTAGCAGCTCTGTTTTTCGCTTTAAATACAACAATGGGTTTGGTCTGGCTAGGCATTGCCGTATTGGTAGGAATTACACGGATCATTTTAAAAAGACATACAGTAAAAGAGGTATTGATGGGGGCAGGAATTGCTTTTATGGTATCTTTTCTTTACCTTTATTGCAATATACAGTTTCAACATTAA
- the pdhA gene encoding pyruvate dehydrogenase (acetyl-transferring) E1 component subunit alpha — protein MKEFSKEVYLKWYEDMTMWRRFEDKCRSLYLKQKIRGFLHLYNGQEAIPAGFTHAMDLTKDSMITAYRCHIHPMAMGVDPKRIMAELCGKATGTSGGMGGSMHIFSKEHRFYGGHGIVGGQIPLGAGIAFADKFFDRKAVNICFFGDGAARQGSLHETFNMAMNWKLPVVFVVENNQYAMGTSVKRTANHEDIYKLGLGYEMPCLAVDAMDPVKVAEAAYEAIERARRGDGPTFIEARTYRYRGHSMSDAEPYRSKEEVAIHKNDDPIELIKQRILANNWATEEELEATDNKSRDFVEECIEFMENSPYPDVEKVYEYVYSQENYPFLDKLEN, from the coding sequence ATGAAAGAATTTTCTAAAGAGGTATACCTGAAGTGGTATGAAGATATGACAATGTGGAGAAGGTTTGAAGACAAATGCCGTTCTCTTTATCTAAAACAAAAAATCAGAGGTTTTTTACATTTGTATAATGGTCAGGAGGCTATTCCTGCTGGTTTTACGCATGCAATGGATTTAACTAAAGATAGTATGATCACTGCTTACAGATGTCACATCCATCCAATGGCGATGGGAGTAGATCCTAAAAGAATCATGGCGGAACTTTGTGGCAAGGCTACGGGTACTTCCGGAGGTATGGGTGGATCTATGCACATTTTCAGCAAAGAACATAGATTTTATGGAGGTCATGGTATCGTTGGAGGTCAGATTCCTTTAGGAGCAGGTATCGCTTTTGCTGATAAATTTTTCGACAGAAAAGCGGTAAATATTTGCTTTTTCGGAGATGGAGCGGCTAGACAGGGTTCACTACATGAAACGTTTAACATGGCAATGAACTGGAAATTACCAGTGGTTTTTGTTGTTGAGAACAATCAATATGCAATGGGAACTTCTGTTAAAAGAACAGCTAATCACGAAGATATCTACAAATTAGGTTTAGGGTACGAAATGCCTTGTCTTGCAGTAGACGCAATGGATCCTGTGAAAGTGGCTGAAGCTGCTTACGAAGCTATTGAAAGAGCAAGAAGAGGAGACGGGCCAACTTTCATCGAGGCCAGAACTTACCGTTACAGAGGGCATTCTATGTCTGATGCCGAGCCTTACAGATCTAAGGAAGAAGTTGCGATCCACAAAAATGATGATCCAATAGAATTGATCAAGCAAAGAATTTTAGCCAACAATTGGGCTACAGAAGAAGAATTGGAAGCTACAGATAACAAATCGAGAGATTTCGTTGAAGAATGTATCGAATTCATGGAAAATTCTCCGTATCCGGATGTGGAGAAAGTCTATGAATATGTATATTCTCAGGAAAACTATCCATTCTTAGATAAATTAGAAAACTAA
- a CDS encoding acyl-CoA thioesterase: MNYHTRKWVKPEDLNPNQSLFGGKLLQWIDEEAALYAVIQLENKKVVTKFISEINFVSSAKQGDIIEIGIEVSAFGSTSLTLKCDVRNKMTHQTIITVDKIVMVNLDQDGNPAPHGKTKVEFVKDRLNGQL; the protein is encoded by the coding sequence ATGAACTATCACACTAGAAAATGGGTAAAACCTGAAGATTTAAATCCTAATCAATCTCTTTTTGGCGGGAAGTTATTACAATGGATAGACGAAGAAGCAGCTTTATACGCAGTAATTCAGTTGGAAAATAAAAAAGTAGTTACAAAATTTATCTCAGAAATTAATTTTGTAAGCTCAGCAAAACAAGGCGATATTATTGAAATCGGTATTGAAGTTTCGGCTTTTGGTTCCACTTCTCTTACCTTAAAATGTGATGTACGAAATAAAATGACGCATCAAACAATTATCACTGTTGATAAGATCGTAATGGTAAACCTTGATCAGGACGGAAATCCAGCGCCTCACGGAAAAACAAAAGTTGAGTTTGTAAAAGACAGATTAAACGGTCAGTTATGA
- a CDS encoding RNA recognition motif domain-containing protein, which translates to MNIFVSNINYATKDYELQDLFSEFGEVSSVKIITDKETGRSRGFGFVEMEDAEGQQAIEALNQKEFNGKELNVSEAKPREEKPRRTFGNSTGGGNRSGGGGYGGGNRSGGGGGYGGGNRSGGGGGYSGGGDRGGNGGKRW; encoded by the coding sequence ATGAACATTTTTGTTTCAAACATCAACTACGCAACTAAAGATTATGAGTTGCAGGATCTATTTTCAGAATTTGGAGAAGTTTCTTCAGTAAAAATCATTACAGATAAAGAAACTGGTCGTTCCAGAGGTTTCGGATTTGTCGAAATGGAGGACGCTGAAGGACAGCAGGCTATTGAAGCTCTTAACCAAAAAGAATTCAACGGAAAAGAACTTAACGTTTCAGAAGCTAAACCAAGAGAGGAGAAGCCAAGAAGAACTTTCGGTAACAGTACTGGAGGTGGTAACAGAAGCGGTGGCGGTGGCTACGGTGGAGGTAACAGAAGCGGTGGCGGAGGTGGCTACGGCGGAGGTAACAGAAGCGGTGGCGGAGGTGGCTACAGCGGAGGCGGAGATCGTGGCGGAAACGGCGGGAAACGTTGGTAA
- a CDS encoding ABC transporter ATP-binding protein has protein sequence MIKARNIHKFYGNLEVLKGVDIHIKVGEVVSIVGESGAGKSTLLQILGTLDQPSNSSKFDTEISIAGESFINMNDKQLSKFRNQNIGFVFQFHQLLPEFTALENVLLPTKIGGANEKESLEKAYALFEDLKIEQRLHHKPNQLSGGEAQRVAVARALINSPKIIFADEPTGNLDSKNADDLHRLFFDLRDKYNQTFVIVTHNPNLAEITDRKLVMKDGMIIE, from the coding sequence ATGATTAAAGCAAGAAATATCCATAAGTTTTATGGGAATTTAGAAGTATTGAAAGGTGTTGATATTCATATCAAAGTAGGAGAAGTTGTATCTATTGTCGGAGAATCAGGGGCAGGGAAATCAACGCTCTTGCAGATTTTAGGTACTTTGGATCAGCCAAGCAATTCTAGTAAATTCGATACCGAAATTTCTATTGCAGGAGAGTCTTTTATCAATATGAATGACAAACAGCTTTCTAAATTCAGAAACCAGAATATTGGTTTTGTATTTCAGTTTCATCAGTTACTTCCCGAATTTACTGCGTTAGAAAACGTTTTGTTACCAACAAAAATTGGAGGCGCCAATGAAAAAGAATCTTTAGAAAAAGCCTATGCTTTATTTGAGGATTTAAAAATCGAACAGAGATTGCATCATAAACCGAATCAGCTATCGGGAGGAGAAGCACAGAGAGTAGCAGTGGCAAGAGCTTTAATCAATTCACCCAAAATTATTTTTGCAGACGAACCGACAGGAAATCTGGATTCGAAAAATGCCGATGATTTACACAGATTATTCTTTGATTTAAGGGATAAATATAACCAGACTTTTGTCATTGTAACGCATAATCCTAACCTTGCTGAAATTACCGACAGAAAATTAGTCATGAAGGACGGAATGATTATCGAATAA
- a CDS encoding helix-turn-helix domain-containing protein has protein sequence MKIFVKNMVCGRCISAVEHIFNDLNIKISSINLGEVETESEVSDKDMLSLENNLLKTGFERIKDSSHQVIEKIKNLIILKISELDIDENFLLSEFLTSELHKDYSSISKTFSQNENITLEQFFILQKIEKVKELLLYNEFTLTEIAGKLGYKSVQHLSSQFRNSTGFTPTEFKKLKIHNRKPLDWV, from the coding sequence ATGAAAATATTTGTAAAAAATATGGTTTGCGGCAGGTGCATTTCTGCTGTCGAACACATTTTTAATGATCTTAATATTAAAATTTCATCTATAAATCTCGGAGAAGTTGAAACAGAATCCGAAGTTTCCGACAAAGACATGTTATCTTTGGAAAACAATTTGTTGAAAACAGGATTTGAGAGGATAAAAGACTCTTCACACCAGGTTATTGAGAAAATTAAAAATCTGATTATTCTAAAAATCAGCGAACTTGATATTGATGAAAACTTTCTTTTATCTGAGTTTTTAACTTCAGAATTGCATAAAGACTACAGCTCTATTTCCAAAACATTTTCACAAAACGAAAATATTACACTAGAACAGTTTTTTATCCTTCAAAAAATTGAAAAAGTGAAAGAACTTCTTCTTTATAATGAATTTACATTAACGGAAATCGCCGGAAAACTTGGATACAAAAGCGTTCAGCATTTATCTTCACAATTCAGAAACAGCACAGGCTTCACTCCTACTGAGTTTAAAAAATTGAAAATTCATAACAGAAAACCCTTGGATTGGGTTTGA
- a CDS encoding pyruvate dehydrogenase complex dihydrolipoamide acetyltransferase gives MAEVITMPRLSDTMTEGKVAKWHKKVGDKVKEGDILAEIETDKAVQDFESEIEGTLLYIGVEEGGAAAVDSVLAIIGNEGEDISELTGGAAAPAESGSEEKKIEEESKTEKESTSVEQTSSEVPAGVEVITMPRLSDTMTEGKVAKWHKNVGDTVKEGDLLAEIETDKAVQDFESEFNGVLLKQGVEEGGAAPVDSVLAIIGPEGTDVSGVGAVKPVAQSSEKPAEQKTETKAEEKSVAQTVSSSSTDRVAISPLAKKIAQEKGVDIHSVQGSGENGRIVKKDIENYQPSAKTTESAPASSPAAQVALSFVQGEDTETPNSQVRNIIAKRLAESKFSAPHYYLMVEINMDKAIEARKEINSLPDTKISFNDMIIKATAVALRKHPQVNSSWAGDKIIHRGNINVGVAVAIPDGLVVPVLKNTDQMSYTQISAAVKDMAGRAKSKGLKANEMEGSTFSISNLGMFGIETFTSIINQPNSAILSVGAIIEKPIVKNGQIVVGNIMKLSLACDHRVVDGATGAQFLQTLKTYLESPLTLLL, from the coding sequence ATGGCAGAAGTTATTACAATGCCGCGTCTTTCCGATACTATGACGGAAGGTAAGGTGGCAAAATGGCATAAAAAAGTAGGAGATAAAGTAAAAGAAGGAGATATTTTAGCTGAAATTGAAACTGATAAAGCAGTTCAGGATTTCGAATCTGAAATAGAAGGTACCCTTTTATACATAGGTGTAGAAGAAGGTGGTGCCGCTGCTGTAGACTCTGTTTTGGCAATTATCGGTAATGAAGGAGAAGATATTTCAGAATTAACAGGTGGAGCTGCTGCTCCGGCTGAAAGCGGTTCTGAAGAAAAAAAGATTGAGGAAGAATCTAAAACTGAAAAAGAATCTACAAGCGTGGAGCAAACTTCTTCGGAAGTTCCTGCAGGTGTAGAAGTGATCACAATGCCAAGACTTTCTGATACAATGACGGAAGGTAAAGTAGCGAAATGGCACAAAAATGTAGGAGATACAGTAAAAGAAGGTGATCTTCTTGCTGAGATCGAAACAGATAAAGCAGTTCAGGATTTTGAATCTGAATTTAATGGAGTATTATTGAAGCAAGGTGTAGAAGAAGGTGGTGCTGCTCCTGTTGATTCAGTTTTGGCAATTATCGGACCTGAAGGAACAGACGTTTCCGGAGTTGGTGCTGTAAAACCTGTTGCTCAATCATCAGAAAAGCCTGCTGAACAAAAAACTGAAACTAAAGCAGAAGAGAAATCGGTTGCACAAACTGTAAGTTCTTCATCTACAGACAGAGTTGCAATCTCTCCTTTAGCTAAAAAAATCGCTCAGGAAAAAGGTGTTGATATTCACAGTGTTCAGGGTTCTGGTGAAAACGGAAGAATCGTTAAAAAAGATATTGAAAATTATCAGCCATCTGCAAAAACAACTGAATCGGCTCCGGCTTCAAGTCCTGCTGCTCAGGTTGCATTAAGTTTTGTACAAGGTGAAGATACAGAAACTCCGAATTCACAAGTAAGAAATATCATTGCAAAACGTCTTGCTGAAAGTAAATTCTCTGCGCCTCACTATTATCTGATGGTTGAAATCAACATGGATAAAGCAATTGAGGCTAGAAAAGAAATCAATTCTTTACCGGATACAAAAATTTCTTTCAACGATATGATCATTAAGGCGACTGCAGTTGCTTTAAGAAAACATCCGCAGGTTAATTCAAGCTGGGCAGGTGATAAGATCATTCACAGAGGGAACATCAATGTTGGTGTAGCAGTTGCAATTCCTGACGGATTGGTAGTTCCTGTTCTTAAGAATACAGACCAGATGAGTTATACTCAGATTTCTGCTGCTGTAAAAGATATGGCAGGAAGAGCAAAATCTAAAGGTCTTAAAGCAAACGAAATGGAAGGTTCTACATTCTCAATCTCAAACTTGGGGATGTTCGGAATTGAAACATTTACAAGTATCATCAATCAACCAAACTCTGCAATCCTTTCAGTAGGAGCAATTATCGAGAAACCGATTGTTAAGAACGGACAGATCGTAGTTGGAAACATCATGAAGCTTTCATTAGCTTGTGACCACAGAGTGGTAGATGGTGCTACCGGTGCTCAGTTTTTACAAACATTAAAAACATATTTGGAAAGTCCTTTAACATTGTTACTGTAA
- the radC gene encoding RadC family protein, which translates to MSIKFLAEDDRPREKFLSKGKNSLSDSELLAIIMGSGSREETAVELARRILTSVNNNWSQLSLLSVKDLMKFKGIGEVKAISISTALEIGRRKAGQEIPEKSSISKSNDAYLILKNHLSDLRTEEFWAIFLNQSNKVIHLSKLTQGGINQSIVDARVLFKTALDHFSTGIIIAHNHPSGNLNPSREDLDITQKIKEAGKTLNIQLLDHLIITQNSYYSFADEGVL; encoded by the coding sequence ATGTCCATTAAATTTCTAGCAGAAGACGACAGACCCAGGGAAAAATTTTTATCAAAAGGTAAAAATTCTCTTTCTGATTCCGAGTTGCTGGCAATCATCATGGGTAGTGGCAGCAGAGAGGAAACGGCAGTAGAATTGGCAAGAAGGATTTTAACTTCGGTGAATAATAATTGGAGTCAATTAAGTTTACTTTCCGTTAAAGATTTAATGAAATTCAAAGGAATTGGTGAAGTAAAGGCAATTTCCATTTCAACAGCCTTAGAAATAGGAAGAAGAAAAGCAGGTCAGGAAATCCCTGAAAAATCCTCAATTTCAAAAAGTAATGATGCTTATTTAATTTTAAAAAATCATTTGTCAGACTTAAGAACGGAAGAATTTTGGGCAATTTTTCTGAATCAGAGTAATAAAGTTATTCATCTTTCAAAATTGACGCAGGGCGGCATTAATCAATCTATTGTTGATGCAAGGGTTTTATTTAAAACAGCTTTAGACCATTTTTCTACGGGAATTATCATTGCTCACAATCATCCGTCAGGAAATTTGAACCCAAGTAGGGAAGATCTTGATATTACACAAAAAATAAAAGAAGCGGGAAAGACTTTAAATATTCAGCTTTTGGATCATTTGATTATCACACAGAATTCATATTATAGTTTCGCAGACGAAGGGGTATTATGA